A genomic segment from Micropterus dolomieu isolate WLL.071019.BEF.003 ecotype Adirondacks linkage group LG03, ASM2129224v1, whole genome shotgun sequence encodes:
- the snip1 gene encoding smad nuclear-interacting protein 1 — translation MTKEKRHKRRESPERESKVKVKQETLSPVRPQTSRRSKSRSSGNSSPQRRRTSRSPARTRDRSPARRESSPARRGSRSPRNRRSRSPNPIRGADVKIKREREEHRASGDERRRRNEQPEERRSRWESDRPRERDRGENRHRERGALASQQAERQQHNERRRENRQRREENQERDFEPSEGDSEDTNAPPVDKEKPNFELSGALTEDTNTFRGVVIKYNEPPEARIPKRRWRLYPFKNDEPLPVMYIHRQSAYLLGRQRKIADIPIDHPSCSKQHAVFQYRLVEFTRADGTAGRRVKPYIIDLGSGNGTYLNNQRIEPQRYYELKEKDVIKFGFSSREYVLLHEFSDTSEVDVREEEEDEGLDE, via the exons ATGACCAAAGAAAAGCGACACAAGAGAAGGGAATCTCCGGAGCGGGAGTCCAAAGTTAAGGTAAAGCAGGAGACACTGAGCCCTGTTAGGCCACAGACATCACGCCGCTCCAAGTCGAGATCCAGCGGCAACTCAAGtccacagaggagaagaacGAGCAG GTCACCCGCCAGGACGAGGGACCGCTCACCAGCTAGAAGAGAGTCATCTCCCGCCAGGCGAGGCAGCAGATCACCCAGAAACAGGAGGAGTCGCAGTCCCAATCCCATTCGTGGGGCTGATGTCAAAATAAAGCGG GAGCGGGAGGAGCATCGGGCTAGTGGTGATGAGCGGAGGAGAAGAAATGAACAGCCAGAGGAGAGGCGGAGCAGGTGGGAATCAGACAGGCCGCGGGAGAGGGACCGAGGCGAAAACAGGCACAGAGAACGAGGCGCGCTTGCCTCCCAACAAgctgagagacagcagcacaATGAGCGGCGCAGGGAAAACCGTCAGCGGCGTGAAGAAAACCAAGAGCGGGATTTTGAACCATCTGAAGGAGACAGTGAAGACACCAATGCCCCTCCTGTTGATAAAGAGAAGCCCAACTTTGAACTCTCAGGGGCACTAACAGAAGATACAAACACATTCCGGGGGGTGGTGATCAAGTACAACGAGCCACCCGAGGCTCGCATTCCCAAGCGCAGATGGCGATTGTACCCTTTCAAGAATGATGAACCCCTTCCAGTAATGTACATTCACAGACAGAGTGCCTATTTATTGGGGCGGCAGAGAAAAATTGCTGATATCCCCATTGACCACCCTTCCTGCTCCAAGCAACATGCAGTATTCCAGTATAG ACTGGTGGAGTTTACACGTGCAGACGGCACCGCTGGCCGCAGGGTAAAGCCTTACATCATTGACCTGGGTTCCGGCAACGGCACCTACCTGAACAACCAGCGCATCGAACCCCAGCGCTATTACGAGCTCAAAGAAAAAGACGTTATCAAGTTTGGCTTCAGCAGCCGCGAGTATGTCCTCCTGCACGAGTTCTCAGACACAAGCGAAGTGGACgtcagggaggaggaggaagacgagggCCTAGACGAGTAA
- the gnl2 gene encoding nucleolar GTP-binding protein 2, translated as MVKPRFKGKSSINPSSSSSNPDRANGAGGNNMRDRSTIKRLNMYRQKQRCNNRGKVIKPLQYQSTVAPGTVARVEPNIKWFANTRVIKQSSLQKFQEEMGAVQKDPYRVVMKQSKLPMSLLHDRVKAHNSKVHILDTEGFEITFGPKAQRKKPSLMVEDVKDLVEQAEASALSYNADNDKDLMTEDTGVREEAREEIFKKGQSKRIWGELYKVIDSSDVVIQVLDARDPMGTRSKSIETYMKKEKPWKHLIFVLNKCDLIPTWVTKRWVAVLSQEYPTLAFHASLTNSFGKGSLIQLLRQFGKLHTDKKQISVGFIGYPNVGKSSVINTLRSKKVCNVAPLAGETKVWQYITLMRRIFLIDCPGVVYPSEDSESDIVLKGVVQVEKIRNPEEHIGAVLERAKPEYIQKTYRIPTWNSAEDFLEKLAFRTGKLLKGGEPDLSTVSKMVLNDWQRGRIPFFVKPPGPEGDHEDKEQLAVGGPSEVVENVQEEQPDKPDAISEEHEEQQQRQQRQKEQVQKILANVRQNFGKINVAPEFSEEDLVAVEMPDLDIADFSGSDGEEGSEEEEGGEEDGTSVDAADGETKSSKSTTSQTGKANANKSSREVIRELDEKISKYKQFLDRAKSKRFSAIRIPKALSDKAFTDLKTKQAAAAKQAEEKAANQRSKKRKVQGDEESTQPRRLTSKQRRAMDRAKKAKKVGVRYYETHNVKNKNKNRKAPASATEGQKAKRSKH; from the exons ATGGTGAAACCTCGGTTCAAGGGGAAAAGCTCGATAAACCCCTCGTCGTCCAGCAGCAACCCTG ATCGAGCGAATGGTGCTGGTGGGAACAATATGAGGGACCGATCCACTATCAAGCGTCTGAATATGTACAGACAAAAGCAGAGATG TAATAACCGTGGAAAAGTCATCAAACCTTTACAGTACCAGTCCACAGTGGCTCCAGGGACTGTAGCCAGAGTTGAACCCAACATCAAATGGTTTG CAAATACCCGTGTGATCAAGCAGTCTTCCCTCCAGAAGTTCCAAGAAGAGATGGGAGCAGTACAGAAGGATCCATATCGTGTAGTGATGAAACAAAGCAAACTACCCATGTCCCTCTTGCATGATAGAGTGAAAGCCCAT AACTCCAAGGTGCACATTCTAGACACAGAGGGTTTTGAGATTACATTTGGGCCCaaggctcagaggaagaagccTAGTCTCATGGTGGAGGATGTGAAGGACCTCGTAGAACAAGCTGAGGCCTCAGCCCTGAGCTACAATGCAGACAATGACAAAGACCTGATGACAGAGGACACAGGGGTCCG AGAGGAAGCACGTGAGGAAATCTTCAAAAAGGGTCAGTCCAAGAGGATCTGGGGAGAACTTTACAAG GTGATTGACTCATCTGATGTCGTCATCCAAGTGCTGGATGCCCGTGATCCCATGGGAACACGCTCTAAGAGCATAGAGACATACATGAAGAAGGAGAAACCCTGGAAACATCTGATCTTTGTTCTAAACAAGTGTGACCTCATTCCCACCTGGGTCACG AAACGGTGGGTAGCTGTTTTGTCCCAAGAATACCCCACTCTGGCTTTCCATGCCAGCCTCACCAACTCATTTGGTAAGGGATCCCTCATCCAGCTGCTCAGGCAGTTTGGCAAG CTCCACACAGACAAGAAACAGATAAGTGTGGGTTTCATTGGCTACCCTAATGTGGGAAAGAGCTCAGTCATCAACACACTGAGGTCTAAGAAGGTCTGCAATGTGGCTCCCCTTGCCGGGGAAACGAAG GTGTGGCAGTACATAACTTTGATGAGGCGCATCTTCCTCATTGACTGTCCTGGTGTCGTCTACCCTTCAGAAGACAGTGAATCTGATATTGTCTTGAAAGGAGTG GTTCAAGTGGAGAAGATCAGGAATCCAGAGGAGCACATTGGGGCAGTACTGGAGCGCGCCAAGCCAGAATACATTCAGAAGACCTATCGCATCCCCACTTGGAACTCTGCTGAAGACTTTCTTGAAAAGCTGGCATTTCGCACTGGGAAACTTTTGAAG GGCGGTGAACCAGATCTTTCCACGGTCTCCAAAATGGTGCTGAATGATTGGCAGAGAGGACGTATCCCCTTCTTTGTGAAACCCCCTGGACCTGAGGGTGATCACGAG GACAAGGAGCAATTGGCAGTTGGAGGACCCTCAGAGGTTGTTGAGAATGTACAGGAGGAACAGCCAGACAAGCCGGACGCCATCTCAGAGGAACATGAGGAACAGCAGCAGCgtcagcagagacagaaggagCAGGTCCAGAAGATTCTGGCCAATGTGCGACAGAACTTTGGAAAGATCAACGTGGCACCTGAGTTCAGTGAGGAAGACTTGGTTGCTGTGGAGATGCCTGACCTAGATATAGCTGACTTCTCTGGCTCTGATGGCGAGGAAGgcagtgaggaagaggagggtggAGAGGAAGACGGGACCAGTGTTGATGCAGCTGATGGAGAGACTAAGTCCTCAAAGTCCACAACCTCTCAGACTGGCAAGGCAAACGCTAACAAGAGTTCTCGTGAAGTGATTCGTGAGCTGGATGAGAAGATCTCAAAGTACAAGCAGTTCCTGGACAGAGCCAAATCCAAACGTTTCTCTGCAATCCG GATACCTAAGGCACTTTCTGACAAAGCGTTCACAGACCTCAAGACTAAACAAGCGGCAGCAGCTAAGCAAGCAGAGGAGAAAG CTGCAAACCAGAGGAGCAAGAAGAGGAAAGTTCAGGGGGACGAGGAGTCCACCCAGCCGCGCAGACTGACATCTAAACAG AGAAGAGCGATGGACCGTGCCAAGAAAGCTAAGAAAGTTGGTGTACGCTATTACGAAACACACAATgtgaagaacaagaacaagaacagaAAGGCCCCAGCATCAGCCACAGAAGGCCAAAAGGCCAAAAGATCAAAGCACTAG
- the dnali1 gene encoding axonemal dynein light intermediate polypeptide 1: MIPPAESLLKYDNPVLVSKSTDRKSPKGRPLKVSPQQPAISTPVPPPPKSKSTSSESTKQENEEILNAILPPREWMEGNQLWVQQVSSTPCTRTDVIHLEELLDTKLQQRQARETGICPVRRELYSQCFDELIRQVTINCAERGLLLLRVRDEIQMTIAAYQTLYESSVAFGMRKALQAEQGKADMEKEISDLENEKQDLKKQLNEQKAKCDAIEKRENERRLVEEKKHAEEIQFLKRTNQQLKTQLEGIITPKK; encoded by the exons ATGATTCCACCAGCCGAGTCTCTCCTGAAATACGACAATCCAGTTTTGGTCAGCAAAAGCACAGACAGAAAATCACCAAAG GGACGCCCGTTGAAAGTAAGCCCTCAGCAGCCTGCTATCTCTACCCCTGTTCCACCACCTCCTAAATCAAAATCCACCTCTTCTGAGTCCACCAAGCAGGAAAATGAGGAGATCCTGAACGCCATCCTTCCACCCAG GGAATGGATGGAAGGAAATCAGCTGTGGGTGCAGCAAGTGTCCAGTACACCTTGTACAAGAACAGATGTTATTCACCTAGAGGAACTGCTGGACACAAAGCTGCAGCAAAGGCAGGCCAGAGAAACAGGAATCTGCCCTGTCCGCAGGGAGCTCTATTCACAGTGCTTTG ATGAACTGATAAGACAGGTGACCATCAATTGTGCCGAgaggggtcttctgctgttgcgGGTTAGAGATGAGATTCAAATGACTATTGCTGCCTACCAGACACTGTATGAAAGCAGTGTGGCTTTCGGTATGAGGAAAGCACTGCAGGCTGAGCAGGGCAAAGCTGACATGGAGAAAGAA ATTTCTGATCTGGAGAATGAGAAACAAGACCTGAAGAAGCAACTGAACGAACAGAAAGCTAAATGTGATGCAattgaaaaaagagaaaatgaaaggcGATTGGTGGAGGAAAAGAAGCACGCTGAAGAGATTCAGTTCTTGAAGAGAACCAACCAGCAGCTCAAG ACCCAGCTGGAAGGAATCATTACACCAAAGAAGTAA